A portion of the Diceros bicornis minor isolate mBicDic1 chromosome 20, mDicBic1.mat.cur, whole genome shotgun sequence genome contains these proteins:
- the CIST1 gene encoding uncharacterized LOC729966 homolog isoform X4 → MASPQLPPPLLLLGQVLLLKPAGSFCASLPSPGGADVTGFSTASKSETESPTSKPLTSSSSHSSLSSELGSSLPPSAASSELGSSLLPSTAGSEQGSTTPHSPSNSGTTPTIQPSPSSTQPEITTHPSSGSPTSHSSPLISTSLTLHWRPTSSSLGMEPSFRPSATTDRTPVASGLRHREPQVVVCPSPTGVTLAGLGGLGGGRAPGEGQGLWE, encoded by the exons ATGGCCAGTCCTCAGCTGCCGCCGCCGCTTCTTCTGCTGggtcaggtgctgctgctgaaACCTGCTGGAAGTTTCTGTGCCTCCCTGCCATCTCCAGGTGGAGCAG ATGTTACAGGTTTTTCGACAGCCTCGAAGAGCGAGACGGAGAGCCCAACTTCCAAACCGCTGACTTCTTCCTCCAGCCACAGCTCCCTGAGTTCAGAGCTGGGCTCCAGCCTCCCCCCCAGCGCCGCTAGTTCAGAGCTGGGCTCCAGCCTCCTCCCCAGCACCGCCGGCTCAGAGCAGGGCTCCACGACCCCCCACAGCCCCTCAAATTCAGGGACAACCCCCACCATccagcccagccccagctccaCACAACCAGAGATAACCACCCACCCCAGCTCtggctcccccacctcccactccagCCCCCTGATTTCCACTTCCTTGACCCTGCATTGGAGGCCCACTTCCTCCAGCCTCGGAATGGAGCCGTCCTTCAGGCCCTCAGCCACCACTGACAGGACCCCTGTGGCCTCTGGCCTCC GGCACCGTGAGCCGCAGGTCGTCGTTTGCCCATCCCCGACCGGAGTGACCCTCGCGGGGCTGGGGGGCCTTGGAGGGGGCCGGGCGCCTGGGGAAGGCCAAGGCTTGTGGGAATAA
- the CIST1 gene encoding uncharacterized LOC729966 homolog isoform X1 gives MASPQLPPPLLLLGQVLLLKPAGSFCASLPSPGGADVTGFSTASKSETESPTSKPLTSSSSHSSLSSELGSSLPPSAASSELGSSLLPSTAGSEQGSTTPHSPSNSGTTPTIQPSPSSTQPEITTHPSSGSPTSHSSPLISTSLTLHWRPTSSSLGMEPSFRPSATTDRTPVASGLPPGDTGAPELHRNPGMVVAVCLLVSVLLIGSVVMAVRRCHQGVSEFQKLHEVSLGTVSRRSSFAHPRPE, from the exons ATGGCCAGTCCTCAGCTGCCGCCGCCGCTTCTTCTGCTGggtcaggtgctgctgctgaaACCTGCTGGAAGTTTCTGTGCCTCCCTGCCATCTCCAGGTGGAGCAG ATGTTACAGGTTTTTCGACAGCCTCGAAGAGCGAGACGGAGAGCCCAACTTCCAAACCGCTGACTTCTTCCTCCAGCCACAGCTCCCTGAGTTCAGAGCTGGGCTCCAGCCTCCCCCCCAGCGCCGCTAGTTCAGAGCTGGGCTCCAGCCTCCTCCCCAGCACCGCCGGCTCAGAGCAGGGCTCCACGACCCCCCACAGCCCCTCAAATTCAGGGACAACCCCCACCATccagcccagccccagctccaCACAACCAGAGATAACCACCCACCCCAGCTCtggctcccccacctcccactccagCCCCCTGATTTCCACTTCCTTGACCCTGCATTGGAGGCCCACTTCCTCCAGCCTCGGAATGGAGCCGTCCTTCAGGCCCTCAGCCACCACTGACAGGACCCCTGTGGCCTCTGGCCTCC CTCCAGGTGACACTGGGGCCCCCGAGTTGCACAGGAACCCGGGCATGGTGGTGGCCGTGTGTCTGCTGGTGTCCGTTTTGCTCATCGGGTCTGTGGTAATGGCTGTGAGGCGCTGCCACCAGGGCGTGTCTGAGTTCCAGAAACTGCACGAGGTGTCCCTG GGCACCGTGAGCCGCAGGTCGTCGTTTGCCCATCCCCGACCGGAGTGA
- the CIST1 gene encoding uncharacterized LOC729966 homolog isoform X2: MASPQLPPPLLLLGQVLLLKPAGSFCASLPSPGGADVTGFSTASKSETESPTSKPLTSSSSHSSLSSELGSSLPPSAASSELGSSLLPSTAGSEQGSTTPHSPSNSGTTPTIQPSPSSTQPEITTHPSSGSPTSHSSPLISTSLTLHWRPTSSSLGMEPSFRPSATTDRTPVASGLRDTGAPELHRNPGMVVAVCLLVSVLLIGSVVMAVRRCHQGVSEFQKLHEVSLGTVSRRSSFAHPRPE; the protein is encoded by the exons ATGGCCAGTCCTCAGCTGCCGCCGCCGCTTCTTCTGCTGggtcaggtgctgctgctgaaACCTGCTGGAAGTTTCTGTGCCTCCCTGCCATCTCCAGGTGGAGCAG ATGTTACAGGTTTTTCGACAGCCTCGAAGAGCGAGACGGAGAGCCCAACTTCCAAACCGCTGACTTCTTCCTCCAGCCACAGCTCCCTGAGTTCAGAGCTGGGCTCCAGCCTCCCCCCCAGCGCCGCTAGTTCAGAGCTGGGCTCCAGCCTCCTCCCCAGCACCGCCGGCTCAGAGCAGGGCTCCACGACCCCCCACAGCCCCTCAAATTCAGGGACAACCCCCACCATccagcccagccccagctccaCACAACCAGAGATAACCACCCACCCCAGCTCtggctcccccacctcccactccagCCCCCTGATTTCCACTTCCTTGACCCTGCATTGGAGGCCCACTTCCTCCAGCCTCGGAATGGAGCCGTCCTTCAGGCCCTCAGCCACCACTGACAGGACCCCTGTGGCCTCTGGCCTCC GTGACACTGGGGCCCCCGAGTTGCACAGGAACCCGGGCATGGTGGTGGCCGTGTGTCTGCTGGTGTCCGTTTTGCTCATCGGGTCTGTGGTAATGGCTGTGAGGCGCTGCCACCAGGGCGTGTCTGAGTTCCAGAAACTGCACGAGGTGTCCCTG GGCACCGTGAGCCGCAGGTCGTCGTTTGCCCATCCCCGACCGGAGTGA
- the CIST1 gene encoding uncharacterized LOC729966 homolog isoform X3, with product MASPQLPPPLLLLGQVLLLKPAGSFCASLPSPGGADVTGFSTASKSETESPTSKPLTSSSSHSSLSSELGSSLPPSAASSELGSSLLPSTAGSEQGSTTPHSPSNSGTTPTIQPSPSSTQPEITTHPSSGSPTSHSSPLISTSLTLHWRPTSSSLGMEPSFRPSATTDRTPVASGLPPGDTGAPELHRNPGMVVAVCLLVSVLLIGSVVMAVRRCHQGVSEFQKLHEVSLVR from the exons ATGGCCAGTCCTCAGCTGCCGCCGCCGCTTCTTCTGCTGggtcaggtgctgctgctgaaACCTGCTGGAAGTTTCTGTGCCTCCCTGCCATCTCCAGGTGGAGCAG ATGTTACAGGTTTTTCGACAGCCTCGAAGAGCGAGACGGAGAGCCCAACTTCCAAACCGCTGACTTCTTCCTCCAGCCACAGCTCCCTGAGTTCAGAGCTGGGCTCCAGCCTCCCCCCCAGCGCCGCTAGTTCAGAGCTGGGCTCCAGCCTCCTCCCCAGCACCGCCGGCTCAGAGCAGGGCTCCACGACCCCCCACAGCCCCTCAAATTCAGGGACAACCCCCACCATccagcccagccccagctccaCACAACCAGAGATAACCACCCACCCCAGCTCtggctcccccacctcccactccagCCCCCTGATTTCCACTTCCTTGACCCTGCATTGGAGGCCCACTTCCTCCAGCCTCGGAATGGAGCCGTCCTTCAGGCCCTCAGCCACCACTGACAGGACCCCTGTGGCCTCTGGCCTCC CTCCAGGTGACACTGGGGCCCCCGAGTTGCACAGGAACCCGGGCATGGTGGTGGCCGTGTGTCTGCTGGTGTCCGTTTTGCTCATCGGGTCTGTGGTAATGGCTGTGAGGCGCTGCCACCAGGGCGTGTCTGAGTTCCAGAAACTGCACGAGGTGTCCCTGGTGAGATAG